A segment of the Bradyrhizobium sp. CCBAU 53340 genome:
CGAGCGGCCGAGCTACGACAAGGTCAGCTCGGATATCGCCTGGCCGCGCTCGATGGAATTTTTCGCGAAGCATCTGACGAAGTAGCGCGCGCCTCTCTGCCGTCATTCCGGGATGCGCCGTAAGGCGCAGGCCCGGAATCCATAACCACGAAATGGGGTTATGGATTCCGGGCTCGCGCTACGCGCGCCCCGGAATGACGAGGAGAGAGATTTGCGTCACCCCCCAAGAACAGAAATCGGGTGGCTGCACCACGTTGCCCGGCGATAGAGCTGGCCGATCAAGCCAGGTCACGCCGGGAGAGCGCCCATGCAGCAAGCCAATACCAACATCGTCATCCGCAATCCGTTCGGCACCATGGATGTTCCAGCGCCGGGGGATTGCGAAGTCCTGCACTATGCCATTTCAGCCGCGCTGGCCGGCGATGACGCCGATGGCAATGCGGCGCAGTGGGCGTCGATTCCCGCAGCATCCGATCCCCTTGAAGGTGCCTGGGCGAGCCGCTGGAACGGCGGCGCCGATCCGACGATTGCCGGCGATACGCCGGAGCGATGGAAACAGGGCCGCGCGGAAGTCCGCGTCGTGGGCGGGCGGATCTACCTGCGGTTCGACTGGGATGACGGCCGTCGGCACGGATTGATCGATGCTATCAGCGAGAGCGGCGATCGTCTGATCGGGAAGTACATCAACCTGACCAATCCCGCGATCATGCGGCCGTGGATCGGGCTGGTGGTTGACACTAACAGGATCGACGGATGCTTTCCGAACGGGCGGCTGGATTTCAGGAGGTGACTCTATCTTTCATTCCGGGATGCGCCGCGAAGCGGTGCAGGCCCGGAATCCATAACCACGATCGGGAGTATGGATTCTCAGGTGCGCAATTGCGCACCATGGCTCGCGCTACGCGCGCCCCGGAATGACCAAGGGATAGAGTTGGCCCGAAGCCTCTAAAACCAGCGCTCGCCGACGAACACTGTGTCGCCGGGGCTGACGGGCGTGCCGAGCGGAACGACGGCGCGCATGGCACTACCGGCTTCGGTGTGGGTGACGGTGACCACGTCGCGCTTGGCACGCGGCGAGAAGCCGCCGGCGATCGCGACCGCGCTTTCGACCGTCATGTTGGGCACGTAAGGATATTGGCCGGGCGCGGCGACTTCGCCGAGAATGAAGAACGGGCGATACGACTCGATCTCCACCGCGACCGAAGGTTCGCGAATATAGCCGTTGCGCAGACGCGCGGCGATCTCGCCGGCAAGTCCCGCCGTGGTGCGGCCGCGCGCCGGCACCGAACCGATCAGCGGCATGGTGATGGAGCCGCCGGCATCGATGGCGTAGCTGTTGGTGAGACCTTCCTGGCCGTAGACCACGACGCGCAGCTTGTCGCCGGCATCGAGGTGATAGGAGGAATCGTAACGGACCGGAGCTGCCACCACCGGCGCGGCATAGGCGACCGGCACGGGACCCGGGCCAAGGGAATTGGTGAGCGCATCGATGGCGCCGCCGCCGTTGGCAACGACGACCGGCTGCGGCGCGCTATAGGGCTGGCCATAGGCCATGGTATCGAGATCGGCGCGAGGCTGCACGTAGGCGACGGGACCTGCAGTCTGCATGCAGCCGCCCAGGGTCAGCGCGGCGGACGCTGCCAAGATCGACCATCGAAACGCGCGCAGAACCCGCACCGGAGCATCCCTGAAAACGAGATAGGTCCAGTCTTGCACCCGTTATGGTTAATAAAGGGTTGAGGGGGCGGGGC
Coding sequences within it:
- a CDS encoding polysaccharide biosynthesis/export family protein produces the protein MRVLRAFRWSILAASAALTLGGCMQTAGPVAYVQPRADLDTMAYGQPYSAPQPVVVANGGGAIDALTNSLGPGPVPVAYAAPVVAAPVRYDSSYHLDAGDKLRVVVYGQEGLTNSYAIDAGGSITMPLIGSVPARGRTTAGLAGEIAARLRNGYIREPSVAVEIESYRPFFILGEVAAPGQYPYVPNMTVESAVAIAGGFSPRAKRDVVTVTHTEAGSAMRAVVPLGTPVSPGDTVFVGERWF